The proteins below are encoded in one region of Lagopus muta isolate bLagMut1 unplaced genomic scaffold, bLagMut1 primary scaffold_127, whole genome shotgun sequence:
- the PKMYT1 gene encoding membrane-associated tyrosine- and threonine-specific cdc2-inhibitory kinase — protein sequence MPPGGGVAPTVRSHWPRAPHMSLPPTPGRPSRPHSRSRLHRPTAPHKLWGREPRCLVAPPGCVGLPHGHLYDPRRPESSFKQCFESMGLLGRGSYGTVYKVRSLADGRLYALKRSRRPFRGPADRERALLEASRHRAAAPERHCVRLWAAWEERGLLYLQSQLCRHGSLEAATAGRRRGERRALRGWRLRAYMSDLLAALRHLHGRAVPHGDVKPGNALLHGGRCLLADFGSGRAGAGRYAAPELGGGGATAEGDVFSLALTVADVALGQRAADGETWAELRGGARLPRALREAVPAALLPLLAAMLDPDPRLRPTAAGSAGLGADAQRRKMAPRSAACWTWRCGAGPSCCSPVPPHIDPWDEDEEEEGDRGPLGSQPQREPHSLRPHCLHPTALQVGTKLPRWQPRVPGAPAPHSHLRRRSRAPPHSADWPTGWKRRFRLADGTGLSSDRPAVGPAHLSAALQPSGGAWPKGKAPAHSHPLAAIPLAGPEADRAI from the exons ATGCCTCCGGGAGGGGGCGTGGCTCCCACGGTCCGATCTCATTGGCCGCGAG ccccccacatgtccctcccccccaccccggGCCGCCCCTCCCGGCCCCACAGCCGGAGCCGCCTGCATCGCCCCACGGCGCCCCATAAGTTGTGGGGTCGGGAGCCGCGTTGTTTGGTGGCCCCCCCCGGTTGTGTGGGGCTGCCCCACGGCCACCTGTACGACCCACGGCGGCCGGAGAGCTCCTTCAAGCAGTGCTTCGAATCTATGGGGCTGCTGGGCCGAGGATCCTATGGCACGGTGTACAAg gttCGCAGCCTGGCCGACGGCCGCCTTTACGCCCTGAAACGCAGCCGCCGTCCGTTCCGCGGCCCGGCGGACCGCGAGCGCGCCCTGCTGGAGGCCTCCCGCCACCGCGCCGCGGCTCCGGAGCGGCACTGCGTGCGGCTGTGGGCCGCGTGGGAGGAGCGCGGCCTGCTGTAcctgcagagccagctgtgCCGCCACGGCAGCCTGGAGGCCGCCAcggccgggcggcggcgcggggagcggcgggcgctgcggggctgGAGGCTGCGCGCCTACATGAGCGACCTGCTGGCGGCGCTGCGCCACCTCCACGGCCGCGCCGTGCCGCACGGCGACGTCAAGCCCGGCAACGCGCTGCTGCACGGCGGCCGCTGCCTGCTGGCCGACTTCGGGAGCGGcagggccggggccgggcgctACGCCGCGCCGGAGCTCGGGGGGGGCGGCGCCACGGCGGAGGGCGACGTGTTCAGCCTGGCGCTGACGGTGGCCGACGTGGCGCTGGGGCAGCGGGCGGCCGACGGGGAGACGTGGGCCGAGCTGAGGGGGGGGGCGCGGCTGCCGCGAGCCCTGAGGGAAG CCGTTCCCGCCGCGCTGCTCCCCCTGCTGGCGGCCATGTTGGACCCGGACCCGCGGCTGCGGCCCACGGCGGCCGGCTCTGCTGGACTCGGCGCCGATGCGCAGCGCCGCAAGATGGCGCCCCGCTCAGCCGCCTGCTGGACCTGGCGCTGCGGCGCGGGGCCGAGCTGCTGCAG CCCCGTCCCGCCCCACATCGACCCATGGGATGAAGacgaggaagaggagggagatCGAGGCCCCCTGGGATCGCAGCCCCAACGGGAG ccccacagccttcGGCCCCATTGCCtccaccccacagcactgcaggtcgGCACCAAG CTCCCCCGATGGCAGCCCCGCGTCCCCGGGGCGCCTGCGCCGCACTCTCACCTTCGAAGAAGATCCAGAGCCCCGCCCCATAGCGCTGATTGGCCAACGGGATGGAAACGACGCTTCCGATTGGCCGACGGGACGGGACTGAGTTCTGATAGGCCGGCGGTTGGACCCGCCCACTTAAGCGCGGCGCTGCAACCGAGCGGGGGGGCGTGGCCAAAGGGAAAAGCCCCCGCCCACTCCCACCCCCTCGCCGCAATCCCATTGGCTGGCCCAGAAGCGGACCGCGCCATATAA
- the LOC125687633 gene encoding prostatic spermine-binding protein-like — protein MMGQQPRSQAAPDADADDDDDGDEEEDGEEDEDEDEDGEEDEEDGGKDEDGDEDEDGEEDEEEDGEEDGDGMRMRMRNEDEDEDEDEDEDEEDEDGDEGEGEDGDGEEDEEEDGDGDEDGDEDGDGG, from the exons ATGATG GGCCAGCAGCCCCGCTCACAGGCAGCTCCCGACGCCGAtgctgatgatgatgatgacggtgatgaggaggaagatggggaggaagatgaggatgaggatgaggatggggaggaagatgaggaagatgggGGtaaggatgaggatggggatgaggatgaggatggggaggaagatgaggaggaagatggggaggaagatggggatgggatgaggatgaggatgaggaatgaggatgaggatgaggatgaggatgaggatgaggatgaggaagatGAGGATGGAGATGAAGGTGAGGGtgaagatggggatggggaggaggatgaggaggaagatgGGGATGGCGATGAAGATGGGGAtgaagatggggatgggggatgA
- the LOC125687632 gene encoding protein SHQ1 homolog, with amino-acid sequence MRMGRKMRRRMRMMRMEMKVRVKMGMGRRMRMEMGMGMRMRMRMKVGMRMMMGMKMGIGDQDDDEDEDGEEDEDKDGDENEDGDDDEDEDGDEDEDENEDEDEDEEEAVDEARTMAARRCLLGPAAPAHRQLPTPTLMLMMVTVMRRKMGRKMRMKMGRKMRKMGGQQPPLTGSSQRR; translated from the exons atgaggatggggaggaagatgaggaggaggatgaggatgatgaggatgGAGATGAAGGTGAGGGtgaagatggggatggggaggaggatgaggatggagatggggatggggatgaggatgaggatgaggatgaaggTGGGGATGAGGATGATGATGGGGATGAAGATGGGGATTGGGGATCAGGATgatgatgaggatgaggatggggaggaagatgaggatAAAGATGGGGATGAGAATGAAGATGGGGATGACgatgaagatgaggatgggGACGAAGATGAGGATGAGAatgaggatgaagatgaggatgaggaagaggCTGTGGACGAAGCCCGAACGATGGCGGCACGGCGCTGTTTATTAGGGCCAGCAGCCCCCGCTCACAGGCAGCTCCCGACGCCGACGCTGATGCTGATGATGGTGACGGTGATGAGGAGGAAGAtggggaggaagatgaggatgaagatggggaggaagatgaggaagatggg GGGCCAGCAGCCCCCGCTCACAGGCAGCTCCCAACGCCGATGa
- the LOC125687631 gene encoding shematrin-like protein 1 isoform X1, whose amino-acid sequence MGLYGVSMGLYGVSMRLTGVSMRFYEVVMESLWVSMGFCGSLWGLYGSHGVLRVPMGPNGVCGVSMGSLSVSMGLYGVPMGSVGFYRLLWGLWVSMGLDGSLWVPTDPYGSLWGSMGLYGVSMGLYASLCVSIGSLGFYGSLWGPYGSLRVAMGSMGSLWGLWVSMGLYGVPMDPYGSLCVLWVSMGLYGSLWIPTGRYGVYGSLWVSMWSMGPYGSLRVAMGSMVSMGSLWDLWVSMGLYGSLWIPTGPYGSLWVSMGPYGSLRVPMGPYGSLWVSMGSRWVSMGLYGVSMGFYGVPMGLYGSLWVAMGLYGVSMGLDGSLWGLYGSLWVPMGLYGSLWVSTGLYGRYGSLRGPWVRAGPSVRRRCAMRGLTCGAEDLPSPRRLQEVAVPLMAQAQCRRLYGTHMGTALPPRRVRDDMICAGYPQGIRDTCKGDSGGPLVCPLSGRWVLVGVVSWGEGCAVPNRPGVYTRVSSYAAWIARRAPGVAFLNSAAARGAFSPIIIISSTIIISVSVGVGSCL is encoded by the exons atgggtctctatggggtctctatgggtctctatggggtctctatgaggctcactggggtctctatgaggttCTATGAGGTCGTTATGGAGTcactatgggtctctatggggttctgtgggtctctatggggtctgtacGGGTCCCATGGGGTCCTgcgggtccctatgggtcccaatggggtctgtggggtctctatgggatctctatcggtctctatgggtctctatggggtccctatggggtctgtgggttTCTATAggttgctatggggtctctgggtctctatgggtcttgatgggtctctatgggtccctacgGATCCCTACGGGTCGCTATGGGggtctatgggtctctatggggtctcgATGGGTCTCTATGCgtctctatgtgtctctatagggtctctgggtttctatgggtctctatggggtccctacGGATCCCTACGGGTcgctatggggtctatggggtctctatggggtctatgggtctctatgggtctctatggggtccctatggatccctacGGGTCGCTATGtgttctatgggtctctatgggtctctacgggtctctatggatccctacgggtcgctatggggtctatgggtctctatgggtctctatgtggtctatgggtccctatggatccctacGGGTCGCTATGGGGTCTATGGTCTCgatggggtctctatgggatctatgggtctctatgggtctctatgggtccctatggatccctacgggtccctatggatctctatgggtctctatgggtccctacgGGTCTCTacgggtccctatgggtccctatgggtcgctatgggtctctatggggtctcgATGGGTCTCgatgggtctctatggggtctcgatggggttctatggggtccctatgggtctctatgggtctctatgggtcgctatgggtctctatggggtctcgATGGGTCTCgatgggtctctatggggtctctatgggtccctatgggtccctatgggtctctatgggtccctatgggtctctacgGGTCTCTACGGTCGCTACGGGTCGCTACGGGGTCCATGGGTGCGCGCGGGTCCGTCCGTGCGGCGGCGGTGCGCTATGCGCGGTCTGACGTGTGGCGCAGAGGACCTCCCGTCGCCGCGGCGGCTGCAGGAGGTGGCGGTGCCGCTGATGGCGCAGGCGCAGTGCCGCCGCCTCTACGGCACCCACATGGGGACCGCGCTGCCGCCGCGCCGCGTCCGCGACGACATGATCTGTGCCGGGTATCCGCAGGGCATCAGGGACACGTGCAAG GGTGACTCCGGCGGCCCCCTCGTCTGCCCCTTGTCGGGTCGCTGGGTGCTGGTGGGCGTTGTGAGCTGGGGCGAGGGCTGCGCGGTGCCCAACCGCCCGGGCGTCTACACGCGCGTCAGCTCCTACGCAGCCTGGATCGCGCGCAGGGCGCCGGGCGTCGCCTTCCTCAACAGCGCCGCCGCGCGGGGAGCCTTCAGCCccatcatcatcatcagcaGCACCATCATCATCAGCGTCAGCGTCGGCGTCGGGAGCTGCCTGTGA